One window of the Mycobacterium haemophilum DSM 44634 genome contains the following:
- the whiA gene encoding DNA-binding protein WhiA has translation MTTEVKDELSRLVVKSVSARRAEVTSLLRFAGGLHIVGGRVVVEAEVDLGNIARRLRKDIFDLYGYNAVVHVLSASGIRKNTRYVLRVANDGEALARQTGLLDMRGRPVRGLPAQVVGGSLADAEAAWRGAFLAHGSLTEPGRSSALEVSCPGPEAALALVGAARRLGVSAKAREVRGVDRVVVRDGEAIGVLLTRMGAQDTRLVWEERRMRREVRATANRLANFDDANLRRSARAAVAAAARVERALEILGDTVPDHLASAGKLRVEHRQASLEELGRLADPPMTKDAVAGRIRRLLSMADRKAKVEGIPDTESAVTPDLLEDA, from the coding sequence ATGACGACCGAAGTCAAGGACGAATTGAGCCGCCTGGTAGTGAAATCGGTCAGCGCGCGTCGTGCGGAAGTCACGTCCTTGCTGAGGTTCGCTGGCGGGTTGCATATCGTCGGTGGCCGTGTGGTGGTTGAAGCTGAGGTCGACCTGGGCAACATCGCGCGACGGCTGCGCAAGGACATCTTTGACCTGTACGGCTACAACGCGGTTGTGCATGTCTTGTCGGCCAGCGGGATTCGCAAGAATACTCGATACGTGCTGCGGGTGGCCAACGACGGTGAGGCACTGGCACGTCAGACCGGTCTGCTTGACATGCGTGGCCGCCCGGTACGCGGTTTGCCGGCCCAGGTCGTGGGCGGCAGTCTCGCCGATGCCGAGGCTGCGTGGCGGGGCGCCTTTTTGGCGCACGGATCGCTGACTGAGCCGGGACGTTCGTCAGCATTGGAGGTCAGCTGCCCTGGCCCAGAGGCTGCGCTAGCGCTGGTGGGCGCGGCGCGCAGGCTGGGAGTCAGTGCTAAGGCCCGCGAGGTGCGTGGTGTCGATCGTGTGGTGGTGCGCGACGGTGAGGCGATCGGCGTGCTGCTGACCCGAATGGGCGCCCAGGACACCCGGCTGGTCTGGGAGGAGCGTCGGATGCGTCGCGAGGTGCGGGCGACGGCCAACCGGCTCGCTAATTTCGACGACGCCAATCTGCGCCGTTCGGCGCGGGCCGCGGTCGCGGCGGCCGCCAGAGTGGAGCGGGCGCTGGAGATACTCGGGGATACGGTGCCCGATCATCTGGCCTCGGCAGGCAAACTGCGCGTCGAGCATCGACAAGCTTCGCTAGAGGAACTGGGCCGGCTCGCCGACCCTCCAATGACGAAAGACGCTGTGGCAGGCCGTATTCGACGGTTGTT
- a CDS encoding YvcK family protein — MSSPGCSPSNQSIVALGGGHGLYATLSAARRLTPYVTAIVTVADDGGSSGRLRSELGVVPPGDLRMALAALASDSPYGRLWATILQHRFGGSGALAGHPIGNLMLAGLSEVLADPVAALDEVGRILGVKGRVLPMCPIALQIEADVSGLEADPRIFGLIRGQVAIASTPGKVRRVRLLPVDPPATRQAVDAIMAADLVVLGPGSWFTSVIPHVLVPGLVAALRATTARRALVLNLVAEPGETAGFSVERHLHVLAQHAPGFTVHDIIIDAGRVPSDREREQLRRAATLLQAEVHFADVARPGTPLHDPGKLAAALDGVRVGNRDSSAPTVTATDQIRLDGERPQTGVNGPVGKGPRGDDAWR; from the coding sequence ATGAGCTCACCTGGATGCTCCCCAAGTAACCAAAGCATCGTTGCGCTGGGCGGCGGGCACGGCCTGTACGCGACGCTGTCGGCAGCCCGTCGGCTCACCCCCTACGTCACGGCGATCGTGACCGTCGCCGATGACGGAGGCTCCTCGGGCCGGCTGCGCAGTGAACTGGGCGTGGTGCCACCAGGCGATTTGCGAATGGCCCTGGCGGCGTTGGCATCCGACAGCCCGTATGGACGACTGTGGGCGACTATCCTGCAGCACCGATTCGGCGGCAGCGGTGCCCTGGCCGGACATCCGATCGGGAATCTGATGCTTGCTGGCCTCAGTGAGGTGCTAGCTGATCCGGTTGCCGCGCTCGACGAGGTCGGACGCATCCTCGGGGTCAAAGGCAGGGTGCTGCCGATGTGCCCGATCGCGCTGCAGATCGAAGCCGACGTGTCCGGTCTAGAGGCCGACCCACGGATATTCGGGCTGATCCGCGGCCAAGTGGCGATCGCGTCCACACCGGGAAAGGTGCGGCGGGTGCGGTTGCTTCCGGTGGACCCGCCGGCGACCAGACAGGCTGTCGACGCCATCATGGCCGCCGACTTAGTGGTACTAGGGCCGGGGTCGTGGTTCACCAGCGTGATCCCGCATGTGCTGGTACCGGGGCTTGTCGCGGCGCTGCGGGCCACCACCGCCCGGCGAGCGCTGGTGCTCAACTTGGTGGCCGAGCCGGGGGAGACGGCGGGATTTTCCGTGGAGCGTCACCTACATGTGCTTGCCCAGCACGCGCCCGGGTTCACCGTCCACGACATCATCATCGACGCCGGCCGGGTGCCGAGTGACCGGGAGCGGGAGCAGCTGCGCCGCGCCGCGACACTGCTGCAGGCCGAGGTCCACTTCGCCGACGTGGCCAGACCTGGTACACCTTTACATGACCCGGGCAAGCTGGCGGCGGCCCTGGACGGGGTGCGGGTAGGTAACCGGGACTCGTCGGCGCCTACGGTGACCGCCACCGACCAGATTCGGCTCGACGGTGAACGTCCACAGACCGGGGTGAATGGACCGGTTGGCAAGGGACCAAGGGGTGACGACGCGTGGCGATGA
- the uvrC gene encoding excinuclease ABC subunit UvrC, with the protein MPDPATYRPAAGSIPVEPGVYRFRDLHGRVIYVGKAKSLRSRLTSYFADVANLHPRTRQLVTTAAKVEWTVVNTEVEALQLEYNWIKEFDPRFNVRYRDDKSYPVLAVTLSEEFPRLMVYRGPRRKGVRYFGPYSHAWAIRETLDLLTRVFPVRTCSAGVFKRHKQIDRPCLLGYIDKCSAPCVGRVSAEQHRHIVADFCDFLSGKTDRYARDLEQQMNAAAEQLDFERAARLRDDLSALKRALEKQAVVFGDGTDADVVAFADDQLEAAVQVFHVRGGRVRGQRGWIVEKLGDPGESGEELLVEQFLTQFYGEQAELDGAADESANPVPREVLVPCLPSNADELASWLSGLRGSRVALRVPRRGDKRALAETVQRNAKEALQQHKLKRAGDFNARSAALQNIQDALGLADAPLRIECVDISHVQGTDVVGSLVVFEDGLPRKSDYRHFGIREAAGHGRSDDVASIAEVTRRRFMRHLSDQSDPNMLSPEGKSRRFAYPPNLYVVDGGAPQVNAASAVLDELGVTDVAVIGLAKRLEEVWVPSEPDPVIMPRNSEGLFLLQRVRDEAHRFAITYHRSKRSKRMTASALDSVPGLGEHRRKALVTHFGSIARLKEATVDQITAVPGIGVATATAVLEALRPDSPGA; encoded by the coding sequence GTGCCAGATCCCGCGACGTATCGCCCCGCGGCCGGATCCATCCCGGTCGAGCCGGGTGTGTACCGATTCCGGGACCTGCACGGGCGCGTCATCTACGTCGGCAAGGCCAAAAGCCTGCGCAGCCGGCTGACGTCGTACTTCGCCGACGTCGCGAACCTGCACCCGCGGACTCGGCAACTGGTGACTACCGCGGCCAAGGTCGAGTGGACGGTGGTCAACACCGAGGTCGAGGCGCTGCAGCTGGAGTACAACTGGATCAAGGAATTCGATCCGCGCTTCAACGTCCGCTACCGCGACGACAAGTCCTATCCGGTGTTGGCAGTCACCCTGAGCGAGGAGTTTCCCCGGCTGATGGTCTATCGCGGTCCGCGGCGCAAGGGCGTGCGCTATTTCGGACCGTACTCGCACGCGTGGGCCATCCGGGAAACGCTGGACCTGCTCACCCGGGTGTTCCCGGTTCGAACCTGTTCTGCTGGAGTGTTTAAGCGACACAAGCAGATCGACCGTCCCTGCCTACTCGGCTACATCGACAAATGCTCGGCGCCGTGTGTGGGTAGGGTCAGCGCCGAGCAGCATCGCCACATCGTGGCAGACTTTTGCGACTTCCTCTCCGGCAAGACCGACCGGTATGCCCGCGACTTGGAACAGCAGATGAACGCCGCAGCCGAGCAACTCGATTTCGAACGAGCCGCGCGGCTTCGTGACGACCTTTCTGCGCTCAAGCGGGCCCTGGAGAAGCAGGCGGTGGTGTTTGGCGATGGCACTGACGCTGACGTGGTGGCATTCGCGGACGACCAACTAGAGGCGGCGGTGCAGGTGTTCCACGTCCGTGGCGGGCGGGTGCGTGGCCAGCGCGGCTGGATTGTTGAAAAGCTCGGCGACCCAGGGGAATCCGGGGAGGAGCTATTGGTGGAGCAGTTTCTGACACAGTTCTACGGCGAGCAGGCGGAGTTAGATGGTGCTGCCGACGAATCCGCCAACCCGGTCCCCCGCGAGGTATTGGTGCCGTGTCTACCGTCCAACGCCGACGAGTTGGCCAGTTGGCTGTCCGGTCTGCGCGGATCCCGGGTCGCGCTACGGGTGCCACGACGCGGCGACAAACGTGCGCTAGCTGAGACGGTGCAGCGCAACGCGAAAGAGGCGCTGCAGCAACACAAGCTGAAGCGTGCCGGTGACTTCAACGCCAGATCAGCTGCGCTGCAGAATATTCAAGACGCACTGGGTTTGGCCGATGCGCCGCTGCGGATCGAGTGCGTCGATATCAGCCACGTGCAGGGCACCGACGTGGTGGGTTCCCTGGTGGTATTTGAGGACGGCTTGCCGCGCAAGTCGGACTATCGCCACTTCGGGATCAGGGAAGCTGCTGGGCACGGGCGCTCTGATGATGTCGCCTCCATCGCTGAGGTGACCCGGCGCCGATTCATGCGACACCTAAGTGATCAGAGCGACCCGAACATGCTTTCGCCGGAAGGAAAATCGCGAAGGTTCGCCTACCCGCCGAATCTGTATGTCGTCGACGGCGGCGCGCCGCAAGTCAACGCGGCCAGCGCAGTGCTTGACGAGCTCGGTGTCACCGATGTGGCGGTGATTGGTCTGGCCAAGCGGCTCGAAGAGGTGTGGGTGCCGTCCGAGCCGGACCCGGTCATCATGCCGCGCAACAGTGAGGGCCTGTTTCTGCTGCAGCGGGTCCGCGACGAGGCGCACCGGTTCGCCATCACCTACCATCGCAGCAAGCGATCCAAGCGAATGACCGCATCGGCGCTGGACTCGGTGCCGGGTTTAGGAGAGCACCGCCGCAAGGCGCTGGTCACCCACTTCGGATCGATAGCGCGCCTCAAGGAGGCCACCGTAGACCAGATCACTGCCGTTCCGGGCATCGGCGTGGCAACGGCCACCGCCGTCCTCGAGGCGCTGCGACCCGACTCGCCCGGAGCTTGA
- a CDS encoding RICIN domain-containing protein: protein MHGSRLRGGVRRVVVVVAAVFAVAALNAGVASADGPVQLKSRLGEVCLDGPSGNFNAPAVINPCDGSKTQRWNFNSPGQIESVAFPGNCLAVDVLSEWPVTLVPCNGGLGQRWSDQPNGQISTVLAGCLNAGFGAPNPGTEVNHLNCGLDGPGQEWDRIP, encoded by the coding sequence GTGCATGGGTCGCGGTTGAGGGGTGGTGTGCGCCGGGTCGTTGTCGTGGTCGCCGCGGTGTTCGCCGTCGCGGCGCTAAACGCTGGTGTGGCGAGTGCCGATGGCCCGGTCCAGTTGAAGAGCCGATTGGGCGAGGTTTGTCTGGACGGCCCGAGTGGGAACTTCAACGCGCCGGCCGTGATCAACCCCTGCGACGGGTCGAAAACCCAGCGCTGGAATTTCAACTCTCCCGGGCAGATCGAGAGCGTGGCATTTCCCGGCAACTGCTTGGCAGTCGACGTACTGAGCGAATGGCCGGTGACCCTCGTGCCCTGTAACGGTGGGCTCGGCCAGCGTTGGAGTGACCAGCCCAACGGCCAGATCTCAACCGTCCTCGCTGGCTGCCTCAATGCTGGTTTCGGCGCACCGAACCCGGGGACTGAGGTGAACCACCTCAATTGCGGCCTCGATGGACCCGGCCAGGAGTGGGATCGCATTCCGTGA
- a CDS encoding bifunctional 3,4-dihydroxy-2-butanone-4-phosphate synthase/GTP cyclohydrolase II: protein MTRLDSVERAVTDIAAGKAVVVIDDEDRENEGDLIFAAEKATPEMVAFMVRYTSGYLCVPLDGAICDRLGLLPMFAVNQDKHGTAYTVTVDARNGVGTGISASDRATTMRLLADPASVADDFTRPGHVVPLRAKDGGVLRRPGHTEAAVDLARLAGLQPAGAICEIVSQKDEGSMAQTDELRVFADEHDLALITIADLIEWRRKHEKHIERVAEARIPTRHGEFRAIGYASIYEDVEHVALVRGEIAGPNADGDDVLVRVHSECLTGDVFGSRRCDCGPQLDAAMAMVAREGRGVVLYMRGHEGRGIGLMHKLQAYQLQDAGADTVDANLKLGFPADARDYGIGAQILVDLGVRSMRLLTNNPAKRVGLDGYGLHIIERVPLPVRANADNIRYLMTKRDKMGHDLAGLDDFHESAHLPGEFGGAL from the coding sequence ATGACGAGGTTGGACTCCGTCGAGCGGGCGGTTACCGACATTGCGGCCGGTAAAGCCGTCGTCGTCATCGATGATGAGGACCGCGAGAACGAGGGCGACCTGATCTTCGCCGCCGAAAAGGCGACGCCGGAGATGGTGGCCTTTATGGTTCGCTACACCTCGGGATACCTGTGCGTGCCGCTAGACGGCGCGATCTGCGACCGGCTGGGTCTGTTGCCGATGTTTGCGGTGAATCAAGACAAACACGGGACCGCCTACACGGTCACTGTTGATGCGAGAAACGGCGTCGGCACCGGGATTTCGGCTTCTGATCGGGCTACCACCATGCGGTTATTGGCCGACCCGGCCAGCGTCGCCGACGATTTCACCCGTCCCGGCCATGTGGTTCCGTTGCGTGCCAAGGACGGCGGTGTGTTGCGCCGGCCGGGCCACACAGAGGCCGCCGTCGACCTGGCCCGGCTGGCTGGACTGCAACCCGCGGGCGCGATCTGCGAGATCGTCAGCCAGAAGGACGAAGGCTCGATGGCACAGACCGACGAGTTGCGGGTCTTCGCTGATGAGCATGATCTGGCGCTGATCACCATTGCCGACCTGATCGAATGGCGGCGCAAGCATGAGAAGCACATCGAGCGGGTCGCTGAAGCCCGGATCCCGACCCGTCACGGAGAGTTTCGCGCTATCGGCTATGCCAGCATCTACGAAGACGTCGAACATGTGGCACTGGTCCGCGGCGAGATCGCCGGACCCAACGCTGACGGCGACGACGTGTTGGTCCGGGTGCACTCCGAGTGTCTGACGGGTGATGTGTTCGGTTCACGGCGTTGCGACTGCGGGCCCCAGCTCGACGCCGCTATGGCGATGGTGGCGCGAGAAGGACGCGGCGTGGTGTTGTACATGCGCGGCCACGAAGGTCGAGGTATCGGGCTGATGCATAAACTGCAGGCTTATCAGCTGCAGGACGCTGGCGCGGACACCGTGGACGCCAACCTCAAGCTTGGATTCCCGGCCGATGCAAGGGATTACGGCATTGGTGCGCAGATACTCGTCGATCTCGGAGTGCGCTCGATGCGGCTGTTGACCAACAACCCGGCCAAGCGGGTCGGGCTGGACGGGTACGGATTGCACATCATCGAGCGGGTGCCGCTTCCGGTGCGGGCCAACGCGGATAACATCCGTTACTTGATGACCAAGCGCGACAAGATGGGCCACGACCTGGCCGGGTTAGATGATTTTCATGAATCAGCCCATTTGCCAGGTGAATTCGGCGGTGCTTTGTGA
- a CDS encoding riboflavin synthase has protein sequence MFTGIVEELGEVTGRDAHADAARLVIRGRTVTADAGHGDSIAVNGVCLTVVEVLPDGQFSADVMAETLHRSNLGELRVGSRVNLERAAAINSRLGGHIVQGHVDGTGEVVARTPSEHWEVVRIEVPPPVARYIVEKGSITVDGISLTVSGLGAEPRDWFEVSLIPTTRELTTLGRTPVGTQVNLEVDVIAKYVERLLQNAPTGDLTR, from the coding sequence ATGTTCACCGGAATTGTCGAGGAACTCGGAGAGGTGACCGGCCGCGACGCCCATGCCGATGCGGCGCGCCTGGTCATTCGCGGTCGCACCGTCACCGCCGACGCTGGACATGGCGATTCGATTGCGGTCAACGGCGTGTGCCTGACGGTGGTGGAGGTGCTGCCCGACGGCCAATTCAGCGCCGATGTGATGGCCGAAACGCTGCATCGGTCCAACTTGGGCGAGTTACGGGTCGGCAGCCGGGTCAATCTGGAGCGCGCCGCGGCCATCAACAGCCGGCTCGGCGGGCACATCGTGCAGGGACATGTGGACGGTACCGGTGAGGTGGTGGCCCGTACGCCTTCAGAGCACTGGGAGGTGGTGCGGATCGAGGTGCCCCCGCCGGTGGCTCGCTATATCGTCGAAAAGGGCTCGATCACCGTCGATGGGATTTCACTGACGGTCTCCGGGCTCGGTGCTGAGCCCCGGGACTGGTTCGAGGTTTCGTTGATCCCAACGACCCGAGAGCTGACCACCCTCGGCCGTACTCCGGTGGGAACGCAGGTGAACCTTGAAGTGGACGTCATCGCCAAATATGTTGAGCGGCTACTACAGAACGCTCCCACTGGGGATTTGACCCGATAG
- a CDS encoding LppX_LprAFG lipoprotein yields the protein MPAPRRHRRLFAVLATLSIATAVIAGCSSGSKLSGGPLPDATTLVKQATDVTKNVTSAHLVLSVNGKITGLPVKTLTGDLTTKPNTAASGNATITIGGSDLNANFVVADGDLYATLTPNKWSDFGRASDIYDVASILNPETGLANVLANFTSAKAEGRDSINGQSAVRISGNISADAVNKIAPPFNATQPVPATVWIQETGDHQLAQIRMDKSSGNSVQMTLSNWGQPVQVTKPPVS from the coding sequence ATGCCAGCCCCCAGACGTCACCGCCGTCTCTTCGCCGTCCTCGCCACCCTGAGCATTGCCACCGCCGTGATCGCCGGCTGCTCATCGGGCTCCAAGCTGAGCGGCGGACCACTGCCCGACGCGACGACCTTGGTCAAACAGGCCACCGACGTCACCAAGAACGTCACCAGCGCACACCTGGTGTTGTCGGTGAACGGCAAAATTACCGGGCTGCCGGTCAAGACACTGACGGGTGACTTGACCACGAAGCCGAACACCGCCGCGTCGGGAAACGCCACGATCACCATTGGCGGGTCTGATCTGAATGCCAACTTCGTGGTCGCCGACGGGGACCTGTACGCCACCCTGACGCCGAACAAATGGAGCGATTTCGGCAGAGCCTCCGACATCTACGATGTCGCGTCGATCCTGAATCCGGAGACCGGCCTGGCCAACGTGCTGGCGAACTTTACCAGCGCCAAGGCCGAGGGCCGCGACAGCATCAACGGTCAAAGCGCCGTCCGCATCAGTGGAAACATCTCCGCAGATGCGGTAAACAAGATCGCGCCGCCCTTCAACGCGACGCAGCCCGTGCCGGCCACCGTCTGGATTCAGGAGACCGGCGATCACCAGCTAGCGCAGATCAGGATGGATAAGAGTTCGGGCAATTCCGTCCAGATGACATTGTCGAATTGGGGCCAGCCGGTGCAGGTCACCAAGCCCCCGGTGAGCTGA
- the ribH gene encoding 6,7-dimethyl-8-ribityllumazine synthase, producing the protein MSGGAGVPEVPTIDASGLRLGIVASTWHGRICDALLAGARKVAANSGVDNPTVVRVLGAIEIPVVAQELARTHDAVVALGVVIRGATPHFDHVCNSVTQGLTRVALDTSTPVGNGVLTTNTEEQALDRAGLPTSAEDKGAQAAAAALTTALTLLNLRART; encoded by the coding sequence GTGAGCGGTGGAGCCGGTGTGCCGGAGGTTCCGACGATCGACGCGTCCGGTCTGCGGCTCGGTATTGTCGCGAGCACCTGGCACGGCAGGATCTGCGATGCGTTGTTGGCGGGCGCACGCAAAGTTGCTGCCAACTCGGGTGTTGACAACCCGACGGTGGTCCGCGTGCTCGGCGCCATTGAGATTCCGGTAGTGGCGCAGGAGCTCGCTCGAACCCATGATGCCGTCGTTGCCCTGGGTGTCGTGATCCGTGGTGCCACACCACATTTCGACCATGTCTGTAATTCCGTAACGCAGGGCCTGACGCGCGTCGCGCTGGATACTTCGACGCCGGTTGGCAACGGTGTGCTGACCACCAATACCGAGGAACAGGCGCTGGATCGGGCCGGGCTTCCGACGTCGGCCGAGGACAAGGGGGCCCAGGCTGCAGCGGCTGCCCTGACCACCGCATTGACCCTGCTTAACTTGCGCGCTCGGACATGA
- the rapZ gene encoding RNase adapter RapZ: MTTHGEDSEVRPGTTRAPGEVAVGIDVVLVTGLSGAGRGTAAKVLEDLGWYVADNLPPQLITRMVDFGLAAGSRITQLAVVMDVRSRGFTGDLDSVRSELATRNITPRVVFMEASDDMLVRRYEQNRRSHPLQGEQTLAEGIAAERRMLAPVRATADLIIDTSTLSVRGLRESIERAFGGDAGATTSVTVESFGFKYGLPMDADIVMDVRFLPNPHWVDELRPLTGQHPAVRDYVLGQPGAAEFLQTYHRLLSLVVDGYRREGKRYMTVAIGCTGGKHRSVAIAEALMGLLRSDLQLSVRVLHRDLGRE; this comes from the coding sequence ATGACGACTCACGGTGAGGATAGCGAGGTTCGGCCCGGTACTACGCGCGCGCCGGGTGAGGTCGCGGTCGGAATCGACGTCGTTCTGGTGACCGGCTTGTCCGGGGCCGGGCGCGGCACCGCGGCCAAGGTGCTCGAGGACCTCGGCTGGTATGTCGCCGACAACCTCCCGCCCCAGCTGATCACCCGGATGGTGGATTTCGGGTTGGCAGCTGGGTCGCGGATCACCCAGCTGGCGGTGGTGATGGATGTGCGATCGCGCGGCTTCACCGGCGATCTGGACTCGGTGCGCAGCGAGCTCGCCACCCGCAACATCACTCCGCGCGTGGTGTTCATGGAGGCATCCGACGACATGTTGGTGCGTCGCTACGAACAGAATCGGCGTAGCCATCCACTGCAGGGCGAGCAGACGTTGGCCGAAGGCATTGCCGCTGAGCGGAGGATGCTGGCTCCGGTTCGCGCTACAGCCGACCTGATCATTGACACGTCGACGCTGTCCGTGCGCGGCCTGCGGGAAAGCATCGAGCGTGCGTTCGGTGGTGATGCCGGCGCGACCACCAGCGTCACCGTGGAGTCCTTCGGCTTCAAGTACGGCCTGCCGATGGACGCCGACATCGTCATGGATGTGCGGTTCCTGCCGAATCCGCATTGGGTTGACGAATTACGTCCACTCACCGGCCAGCATCCGGCGGTGCGCGACTATGTGCTGGGCCAGCCCGGCGCGGCTGAGTTTCTGCAGACTTACCATCGATTGCTTTCGTTGGTTGTCGACGGCTACCGACGGGAGGGGAAGCGCTATATGACAGTCGCCATCGGGTGCACCGGCGGCAAGCATCGCAGCGTGGCGATCGCGGAAGCATTAATGGGACTGCTGCGGTCGGATCTGCAATTGTCGGTGCGGGTGCTGCACCGGGATTTGGGTCGCGAATGA
- a CDS encoding PH domain-containing protein, with product MTARVDRDWDVELRPYWTPLFAYAAAFLIAAAHITVGLLLRIKSSGVVFQTADQVAIGALGLVIASAVLLFARPRLRGGAAGLSVRNLLGYRLIPWSDVVDVSFPSSGRWARIDLPDDEYIPLMAIQAVDKDRAVDAMDAVRALLARYRPDSPEH from the coding sequence ATGACCGCACGGGTGGACCGGGACTGGGATGTGGAATTGCGTCCTTACTGGACGCCGTTATTTGCTTACGCTGCAGCATTTCTGATCGCAGCGGCGCACATCACGGTGGGCTTGCTGCTCAGAATCAAGTCCAGTGGGGTGGTCTTCCAGACCGCCGATCAGGTGGCGATCGGCGCGCTCGGACTGGTTATCGCGAGCGCAGTGCTGTTGTTCGCGCGGCCGCGACTTCGGGGCGGCGCTGCAGGACTTTCAGTGCGTAATCTCTTGGGTTACAGGCTGATTCCGTGGTCGGATGTGGTTGACGTGTCATTTCCGTCAAGCGGCCGCTGGGCACGGATCGACCTGCCCGATGATGAGTACATCCCGTTGATGGCGATCCAGGCTGTTGATAAGGATCGTGCTGTGGACGCCATGGACGCTGTGCGTGCGCTGCTGGCACGATATCGGCCGGACTCGCCCGAGCACTGA
- a CDS encoding RICIN domain-containing protein — MRESRLRGGVRRALVIVGVALAVAVLNTGVASADGAVQLKSRLGDVCLDAPTGSWVSPVVINPCNGTDFQRWSLTADQQLESVAFPGECLMQPGESWWAHLQPCINWFSQHWTIQPDGQVKGELDGCLAVLGGPGPGTWVSTRWCDPDAPDQQWYSVP; from the coding sequence ATGCGTGAATCGCGGTTGCGGGGCGGTGTGCGCCGGGCCCTTGTCATCGTCGGCGTAGCGTTGGCTGTCGCGGTGCTAAACACTGGGGTGGCGAGCGCCGATGGCGCGGTCCAGTTGAAGAGCCGATTGGGCGATGTTTGTCTGGACGCTCCGACTGGCAGCTGGGTCAGCCCGGTGGTGATCAACCCCTGCAATGGGACGGACTTTCAGCGCTGGAGTCTCACCGCTGACCAGCAGCTCGAGAGCGTGGCCTTCCCCGGGGAGTGCCTGATGCAGCCAGGGGAGAGTTGGTGGGCGCACCTCCAGCCTTGTATAAATTGGTTCTCCCAGCATTGGACCATTCAGCCCGACGGCCAGGTCAAGGGTGAACTCGATGGCTGCCTCGCCGTTCTCGGCGGGCCGGGACCTGGGACGTGGGTGTCGACCCGCTGGTGCGACCCCGATGCACCCGACCAACAGTGGTATAGCGTTCCGTAA